The Amycolatopsis solani genome segment ACATGCTCGACCGGGCCCGGCCACGCTGTGTCCTGCTCGCGCCGGGTGAGACCTTCGAAACCGACGTCGAACAGCGGGTCGTGACGCTGACCGGCGGCCCGGTGCCCGACGTCCCCGCCCGGCACGCCGGACGGCCGCTCTACACGCTGTTCACCTCGGGCTCGACCGGCGTCCCCAAGGGCGTGCGCGTCCCGGACCGCACGCTGGCGAACCTGCTGCAGTGGCAGGACCTGCCGCCCGCGGCGACCCAGCAGTTCTCGATGCTGTCGTTCGACGTGTCGTTCCAGGAAATCTTCACCACGCTCTGCGGCGGCGGCCGGCTGCACCTGGTCCGGCCGGAGTGGCGCCACGACGTCCCGGCGCTGCTGGCGCAGCTGGAAACCGCCGGGATCGAACGGATCTTCCTGCCCTACGTCGCCCTGCAGCTGCTCGCCGAGCACGGCGTCCGGCTCGGGGAGTACCCGTCGCGGCTGCGGGACGTGGTCACCGCCGGCGAGCAGCTGGTGTGCACGCCGGCGATCCGCCGCTGGTTCGCCGGACTGCCCGGCGCGCGCCTGCACAACCACTACGGCCCGACCGAAACGCACGTCGTCAGCGCGCTGACGCTCGACGGCGATCCGGCGGGCTGGCCCGAGCGGCCCGCGATCGGCCGTCCGGTGGCGAACGCGGTGCTGCGCGTCGCCGGCGCGTCGGGTGCGCCGTTGCCACCGGGACAGGTGGGCGAGCTGCTCATCGGCGGTCTCGCGGCCAACCGCTGCTACCTCGGGGACGCGGCGCCGGAGAAGTTCGCCGAGCTGCCCGAGCTGTACTACCGCAGCGGCGACCTCGCGCACTTCGACCGCGCCGGCTTGCTGCACTTCGACGGCCGGGCGGACCGGCAGGTGAAGCTCAGCGGGCACCGCCTCGAGCTCGGGCAGGTCGAAGCCGCGCTGCTGCGGCACCCCGACGTCGTCAACGCGGTGGTCACCGCCGAAGCCGGCCGGCTGACCGCGGTCCTGGAATGCCGCCGGACGCCGACCGCTTCGGAACTGGCGGAGTTCGTGAAGCCGTTGCTGCCGCCGCACGCGCGGGTCGACCGCTTCCGCGTCGTCGACGCCCTGCCGCGCACGCCCAGCGGCAAGCTCGACCGGGACGCCGCCGCGGGCACGCCGGGAGCGGATCTGCACCGGACGCCGGTGCCGCCGTCGAGCGAGCTGGCCGCGTTGTTCGCCGAGGTGACCGGGGTGCCGATCGGGCCCGACGAGACGTTCTTCGCCGCGGGCGCCACCAGTCTCTCGCTGATGCGGTTCCACCTGCGCTGCGCCGAAGCGGGGTACCGCTTCACCGCGGCCGACCTGTTCGAGCACGTCACCCTCCGGGACCTGACCCGGCACGTCGAAGCCGGCACGGCCGCGACCCGGACCTCCTCCGAAGCCGTGACCGGCGAGCCGGTGGCGGTCATCGGCATGGCGGTGCGGCTGCCCGGCGCACCGGACCTGGCCGCGTTCTGGGACCTGGTCGTGTCGGGCCGCCGGGGCATCGAGGAGTTCCCGGCCGCCGACGGCCTGGTCGGCGCGCGCAGCATCCTGGCCGGGCCGCTGGCGTTCGCCCCGGAGCACTTCGGCATCAGCCACCGCGACGCGGCGCTGATGGACCCGCAGCAACGGCAGCTGCTGATGGCGTGCGTCGAAGCCCTTTCCCACGCCGGGATCGCCCGGCCGGAGCGGACCGGGCTCATCGCGGGCTGCGGCGAGAACACCTACTTCCAGCAGCTGCTGCGGGAGGCCGACCCGGCCGCGCTGCCGGACGGCTTCCAGCTCGCCCTGCACCACGAGAAGGACTTCCTGGCCACCAAGGTCGCCTACCACCTCGACCTGACCGGCCCGGCGCTGACGACCCAGACGGCGTGTTCGAGTTCGCTGGCCGCCGTCCACCTCGCCGCCGGGATGCTGCGCGGTGGTGAGGCGGACGTGATGCTGGCGGGCGGAGTGCTCGTCGACACGACCTTGGCCGACGGCTACCGGTACCGGCCGCAGCACATCTTTTCCGCGGACGGCCACTGCCGCCCGTTCAGCGACGACGCGGACGGCACGGTCGGCGCGAGCGGCGTCGGCGTCGTGGTGCTGAAGCCGCTTTCGGCGGCGCGCCGGGACGGGGACACGGTGTACGCCGTGCTCACGGGTTCGGCGCTGACCAACGACGGCGCGGTGAAGCAGAGCTACAGCGCGCCGTCCCCGGCCGGGCAGCGGGAGGCGATCCGGGCCGCGTTGCGGCGGGCCGGGCGCTCCGGCGCCGACGTCGGGTACGTCGAGACGCACGGCACGGGCACGCGGCTCGGCGACCCGATCGAGGTCGCGGCCCTGCGCGAAGCCATGCCCGAGGCGTCGGCGTGCGCGTTGTCGTCGGTGAAGAGCCAGCTCGGTCACCTGGGCGCGGCCGCCGGGGTGGTGGGCCTGATCCGCGCGACCCTGGCCGTGCACCACGGCGTGCTCCCGCCGACGGTGGACTTCCGGGCGCCCAACCCGGCGCTGGACCTGGGTCCGTTCCGGGTGCCGACCCAGGCCGAGCCGTGGCCGGTGGGACCCCGGGTGGCCGGGGTGAGCAGCTTCGGCATCGGCGGCACCAACGTCCACGTCGTCCTGGAGTCCGCTCGCACGCCGTCGCCCGAGCGCCCGGAACCCGTGCGGTGCTTGGTGCTTTCGGCGCGCAGCGCCACGGCGTTGCGGATCGACGCGTCCCGGGTGGCCGACTACCTGTCCGCCCACCCGGAGTCCTATGTGGACGTCCTGCGGCACCTGCAGTCCCGTCCCGCGGGCCGCTGGCGCCTGGCCGCGGCCTGCGAAGACGCGTCCACGGCCGCCACCTGGCTGCGCACGGCCGAACCCCAAGAGGTCCCGGACGCCGCACTTTCACGTGAAAGTGCGGCGTCCGAGGCGGAGCTTTCACGTGAAAGTGGCGCTTCCGAGGTGGCGCGGGGGTGGTTGAGCGGCGGCGACGTCGACTGGGGGCACGCGGTCGCGCCCGCGCCGTGGGACTTCCCGCCGCCCGCCTTCGCCGCCCGGGACTTCGACTTCCCGCGGCCGGCCGCCGTCACGCGGCTGCCCGAAGCCGAATGGCTGCGGCAACCGACCTGGATCCGCCTGCGCCGGACGGCGAAAGCGGCCCGGACCGACCGCGTCCTCGTCATCTCCGGCGAGGGCCCGTCGGCCGCACTCGACGCCGTTTACTCCCGCGTCGTCCGGGTCCGCGCTGCCGAGCGCTTCGCCCGCCTCGGTCCCGACGCGTTCGAAGCCGACCTCGCCGACACCGCCTCCCTCCGCCAGGTCCTCGACGCCCTGCCCGGCATCGGCGTCGACTGGCTCCACACCCTGCCCCTCGGCATCACCGGCCCCCTCGGCGCATCGTCGGTGCGCCAAGCGAAGTGGGCCTGCCTCGACACCCCGGCCGCACTCCTGCGCGCGGCCCACGACCGTCCACTCAGGACGTGGTGGGTCTCCGCCGGCGCCGTGCCCGCGAACACCGCCGTCACCCGCCCCGAGGCCGGGCTGCTCGCCGGGGTGAGCGCCGTCGGCCCGCAGGAGAGCGGGATCCCCGGGCACTGGGTCGACCTCCCCACCCCGGATCTGGACCCGCTGGCCGACCTCCTCACCGGGCCGACCCCGCCCCCGCGGGTCGCGCTGCGGGCCGGGTTCTGGTGGACGCCGGACGACGCCCCCGTCCAGGCCGGCGAGCCCCTCGCGACCGACGGCACCCACCTCGTCCTCGGCGGCACCGGCGGCATCGGCACCGCCGTCGCCGAAGAACTGCTGTCCCGCACCACCGGCCGGGTCATCCTGCTGGCGCGCCACCCCCGCCTGCCCGCGGCGCTCGAACCGTGGGCGGACCGCGTCGACCTGCTCGCCGCCGACCTCACGACCGTCACCGCCGACGAGATCCCCGGTCCCCTGGCCGGGATCGTGCACGCGGCCGGGACCCCGGACGGCGGCCTGATCGCCACCCGCGGCGAGGGCACGCAAGCCGTCAAGCTCGCCGGCGCGCTGCTCACCGAACAGCTCGCCGCCCGCGACGAGCCCGCCTACGTCGTCTACTGCTCGTCGCTGTCGGCCCGGTTCGGCGGGGTCGGCCAGCTGGACTACGCCGCCGCCAACGGCTTCCTCGACGCGCTCGCCCACCGCGACGGCCCGACGGCCCGCCTCTCGATCGCCTGGGACGTCTGGCGTGACACCGGCATGGCCGTCACCGCGCTGGAAACCGACGCCCGCCACCAAGCACACCTGACGGTCGGCATGAGCGCTGAGGAAGGCCGCCGCACCTTCGCCCGTGCGCTGGACGCCGGCCTGCCCCACCTGCTGGTCGCGACGACCGGCCTCGAGCACGCGCGCACGTTCCACGAACGCGAAACCACGCCGGTCACGACGAACCCGGCCGGGGACGCCGAAGCGGAGCTGACCGAGGAAGTACGCGCGCTGCTGGGCGTGGCCGAGCTGGCCCCGGACGTCCCGCTGTACGACCTGGGTGCCGATTCCCTGACGCTGCTGGAAGTCGTCGACTCGGCGAAACGCCTTTTCGGCGTCGACCTCGACCTCGCCTGGCTCGGCCCGGAAGTGACGATGGCCGGGTTGCTGGCGAAGCTCACCGAGGCGGGCGAACGCGGCGAAGTCGTCGTCCAGGTCTGGCGGGAAGGAGCGGGCCGGGAAGTGGTGTGCCTCGTGCACCCGGTCGGCGGGGACGTGCACGCCTACCGCCCGCTCGTCGAGGCCCTGGACCCCGCGCTCGGCGTCTGCGTGATCGCCGACCCGGCGCTGGGCCTGCCGGAACCACCCGGGTGGTCCGTCGCGGACCGCGCCCGCCGCTACTACGCGGCCCTGCGCGCGAAAGTGCCGCACCGGACGCTGCGGCTCGCCGGGTGGTCGTTCGGCGCCTGGGTCGCGGCCGGCATGGCCGCCGAGGCCGAGTCGGCCGGGCAGCCGGTCCGGGCCCTGCACCTCATCGACCCGCCGGCGCCCGGCGCGAGCGCCGCGGACTACAGCGACGTCCAGCTGGAAGCGGTGTTCGAACGCGAGCTGGGCGCTTCCGGCGGCGCCGCGGGCGAGCACGCCCAGCGGCTCGCCCGCGCGTGCCGCGCCAACCTGCGCAGCATGACCGGGCACCGGCTGCCGCGGCTGAGCGCGACCCCCAGCCACGTCTGGCTCGCGGCCGAACCCGAACCCGGCCTGCCGGTGGCCGGCCGCGACGGCTGGCGCGCCCTGCTGCCCGAGCCGAGCCACTGGCGCGAACTGCCCGCCACCCACTACGGCGTCGTGCGCCCGCCGCACGTCACCGCCGTAGCCACGGCCATCGGACTGTGAGACCCACAGGAGGAAGGAAACCATGGAGCAGTACGAACTCGAAGCCGTCAAGCGGATCACCACGCGGCCGGCGCGCGACTACCGGACGCTGGCGGTGCGTGGCCTGACCCCGGTCATCGGCGCCGAGGTCACCGGCCTCGACCTGACCCGCGAGCTGACCGAAGCGCAGCTGACCGAGCTGAAGACGGCGTTCCTGGACCACCACGTGCTGGTGTTCCGCGACCAGGACATCACGCCGGACGACCACCAGCGCCTGGCCGCGCACTTCGGCGAGCTGCGCCCGGTGAACCCGCCGCCCGAGCACGGCAACCCGTACATCCTCGAGGTCGCGACCGCCCCCGAGGCGGCCACCGTGTTCGGCAACGGCTGGCACGCCGACGGCACCGCCGACGAGGAGCCGTCGCTGGGCTCGATGCTGCACATCACGGAGCTGCCCGAGCCGGGCAGCGGCGGCGACACGCTGTTCGCGAACATGCACCTCGCGTACGACATGCTTTCGCCGAAGCTGAAGGAACTCCTGGCCGGGCTGACCGCGATCCACGACGGCGCGCACGCCTTCCGCGGCCACAAGATCCCCGACGGCTACGAGCCCCCGGTCAGCGAGCACCCCGTCGTCGTGCGGCACCCGGAGACCGACCGGCCGCTGCTGTACGTCAACCCGGCCTACACCTCGCGGATCCCGCAGCTGTCGGGCGACGAGAGCCAGGCCGTGCTCGACCTGCTGTTCTCGGTCGTGCCGAACCGGCCGATGCTGGCCTGCCGGGTGCGCTGGGAGCCGAACACGCTGGTGTTCTGGGACAACCGCTGCGTTCAGCACCACGCGACGTACGACTACTACCCCTACACCCGTTTCGGGAACCGCGTCGCGATCAACGGCGGCCCGCTGAAAGGCTGACATGTCGTCCGAACCTGTGGTGGACGTCCGCGATCCGGCCGTCCTCGGCGACCCGATGGGCGGGTACGACCGCGTCCTCGCCGAGTCGCCGGTCTGCTGGGCGCGGCTGCCCGGCGGCGAAGAAGGCTGGCTCGTCACCGGCAGCGCCGAGGTCCGGGCCGTGCTGTCCGATCCGGCCGTGCGCAACGATCCCACCGGCCTGCCGGGACCGGGCGCGCAGGCGCAGGAGGAGATGTTCCTCGCGCTGGGCACACCCCCGGAGCACCTGCCGTACCTGCGCGCGAGCCTGCTGAGCCTCGACGGCGCCGAGCACACGCGGCTGCGGCGCGGCATCAGCCACGCGTTCGGCGCGGCCCGCGTCGAAACGCTGCGCCCGCGAGTGCAGGAGATCGTCGACGGGCTGCTCGACGGCCTCGGCCCCGCGCCCGTGGACCTGCTCGAGGAGTACGCCTACCCGCTGGCCATGGCCGTGGTCTGCGAACTGGTCGGGGTGCCCGAAGCGGACTGGAAGGACTGGTACCGCTGGGGAAAGGTCCTGGTCGAGGGCGACCCGGCGCGGATCACGCCGACGCTGGGCGAAATGTTCGCTTACTGCCATGCGCTCGTCGACCAGCGGCGGGCCGAGCCGCGCGCGGACCTGCTCAGCGAGGTCGTCGCCCAGGACGGCCTCACCGACGTCGACATCGTGGCGCTCGTGGTGTTCCTGGTGCTCGCCGGGCACGAAACCATGGCGCACATGCTGTCCAACGCGGCGCTCGCGCTGATGCGCGACCCCGCCCAGCGGGAGCTGCTGCGCGCGGAGCCGTCGCTGTGGCCCGCCGCGGTGCGCGAACTGGTCCGCACCGACGGCCCGGTGCAGCTGGCGCGGCTGCGGTACGCCGCTACCGACCTCGAAGTGGGTGGCGTGAAGATCAAGGCGGGCGACGCGGTGCAGGCGGTGCTCGGGGCCGCCAACCGCGATCCGGCCCAGTTCGGCTGCCCGCACCACGCCGACGTGCGCCGGCAGGCCGAGCACGGCGGGCGTGAGGGCAGCGTCGGATTCGGCTGGGGACCGCACTTCTGCCTCGGCGTCGCACTGGCGAAGGTCGAAGCCGAGATCGCGCTGCGGAGCCTGTTCGACCGCTTTCCCGCGGTGACACCGGTCACCGAACCGGCGTGGGTGCCGCTGCCCCGCGGGCGGCACCGCGTCGCACTGGAGGTGAAGCTGCGATGAGCGCACCCGCTCCCGACGTCTCGATCATCCTGCCCTGCGCCGGGCTCGGCACGCGGTTCGGCGCGCCCTACGCGAAGGAGCTGCACTGCCTGGCCCCCGGGGTCACCGTGCTCGACCGCAGCCTGGAGACCGTGGTCGAACTGGCCAAGAGCGGGGTGGCCGTGCGGGTGGTCGTCGTGTTCGGCCCGCACAAGCTGGACACGGTGAAGTACCTGGCCCGCTACGCCGGAACCCTCCAGCTGGTCTTCGTCTACCAGGACAGCGACACCGAACCCGGGCTCGACGGCGCGATCCGCTGCGCCTTGCCGATGACGCGGGGACCGGTCGCGCTCGTCCTTCCCGACATCGTCGTCAGCAGCGTGGGCAGCCTGCGGGAAGCCTTGCGGCTGACGGACGCGGCGGGCTGGGGCGTGGTGGCCGCGAAGGAGCGGGATCCCGCTGTCCTGAAGCAGATGGGTGCCCTCGCCGTGGACGGCGAGGACGGCGTCGTGACCGTCGAGGCCGCCGCGGAGAAGCC includes the following:
- a CDS encoding non-ribosomal peptide synthetase — its product is MTSIAGRIHDRALRHPDALAVSDGDRSLTYAELNAGAAAVAEALSRNGVRPGDAVAVGLPRSLELIQAMLGVLRLGGQVVPLDRQSPPARREVILADAGAVAVIEDELPEAAPAEVGTPAQPAPASFLFYTSGTTGRPKGVEVRDAGVLRLAEPGWLDHGTRFACLANPAFDAISFEVWVPLLTGGTCVILDDDTVRDPRAFADALVRDRVDTMFVTATLFNAVAETVPGSFATVRRVVIGGEQLNAPLIRRWYRDNPDSPTRLQNGYGPTETTTFALSYAIPRGFDAEVVPIGRPLPGTGAVAVTPDERVAAEGEVAELYLSGAGVALGYRGLPAETGQKFVRLPWLDEGRARYYRTGDLVRVLPGGRYAYAGRTDRQVKVRGFRIEPGELEQRLLGHPEIRQAHVAVRRAATAELLAFVVTGELSFDAFEAHLAETVPSYMRPHHVFRVGELPRNANGKVDEAALLNGGFPAWRPDGGGDATAWEREVLAVVTQTLHVPDLRPGDTWLRSGGDSLKALRLRFALRERWGADLAPSVVQRGTFADLAAAVSAAGQAAYPEPGAPTTAATAPATSEQQRLWLLQQRNPASTAYHVPLAFEVTGDPDLEALRRDVRGLVERHPALRTAFEATPDGLRQVKKAAYDPWTEPGEDFFTAPFDLASGRLLRAAWRPDGTFLLCLHHIAVDGWSLNVLFRELSGAPPRPDAHTPFDFAAWQARWFASPGYRAQLTGRADDAEPLGEASLAGRLHTTRIDRERVDEWAAELGLTRFQLLLGVFAWSLYAVTGRTRPRIAAPVANRPVRKFEDGVGMFANTVRVPLTVDPDEDLDRQLRRLGEASGAALDDQDVAFADLDPGYAAFDYLFVLENTEFEALRRPGCSISPQWIEAAEAKCALTLSVVERTDGFDCLWEYGEGHFTEAEAATLGEVFDRALHGDARTPDHRDHGRGIEAGLTWETVADGFARQVARTPDAPALTGETTLTYAELDAHAARLAATLPGDATGIALYFRPSAEHVVALLALARLNITAVPLDPAYPPALLRDMLDRARPRCVLLAPGETFETDVEQRVVTLTGGPVPDVPARHAGRPLYTLFTSGSTGVPKGVRVPDRTLANLLQWQDLPPAATQQFSMLSFDVSFQEIFTTLCGGGRLHLVRPEWRHDVPALLAQLETAGIERIFLPYVALQLLAEHGVRLGEYPSRLRDVVTAGEQLVCTPAIRRWFAGLPGARLHNHYGPTETHVVSALTLDGDPAGWPERPAIGRPVANAVLRVAGASGAPLPPGQVGELLIGGLAANRCYLGDAAPEKFAELPELYYRSGDLAHFDRAGLLHFDGRADRQVKLSGHRLELGQVEAALLRHPDVVNAVVTAEAGRLTAVLECRRTPTASELAEFVKPLLPPHARVDRFRVVDALPRTPSGKLDRDAAAGTPGADLHRTPVPPSSELAALFAEVTGVPIGPDETFFAAGATSLSLMRFHLRCAEAGYRFTAADLFEHVTLRDLTRHVEAGTAATRTSSEAVTGEPVAVIGMAVRLPGAPDLAAFWDLVVSGRRGIEEFPAADGLVGARSILAGPLAFAPEHFGISHRDAALMDPQQRQLLMACVEALSHAGIARPERTGLIAGCGENTYFQQLLREADPAALPDGFQLALHHEKDFLATKVAYHLDLTGPALTTQTACSSSLAAVHLAAGMLRGGEADVMLAGGVLVDTTLADGYRYRPQHIFSADGHCRPFSDDADGTVGASGVGVVVLKPLSAARRDGDTVYAVLTGSALTNDGAVKQSYSAPSPAGQREAIRAALRRAGRSGADVGYVETHGTGTRLGDPIEVAALREAMPEASACALSSVKSQLGHLGAAAGVVGLIRATLAVHHGVLPPTVDFRAPNPALDLGPFRVPTQAEPWPVGPRVAGVSSFGIGGTNVHVVLESARTPSPERPEPVRCLVLSARSATALRIDASRVADYLSAHPESYVDVLRHLQSRPAGRWRLAAACEDASTAATWLRTAEPQEVPDAALSRESAASEAELSRESGASEVARGWLSGGDVDWGHAVAPAPWDFPPPAFAARDFDFPRPAAVTRLPEAEWLRQPTWIRLRRTAKAARTDRVLVISGEGPSAALDAVYSRVVRVRAAERFARLGPDAFEADLADTASLRQVLDALPGIGVDWLHTLPLGITGPLGASSVRQAKWACLDTPAALLRAAHDRPLRTWWVSAGAVPANTAVTRPEAGLLAGVSAVGPQESGIPGHWVDLPTPDLDPLADLLTGPTPPPRVALRAGFWWTPDDAPVQAGEPLATDGTHLVLGGTGGIGTAVAEELLSRTTGRVILLARHPRLPAALEPWADRVDLLAADLTTVTADEIPGPLAGIVHAAGTPDGGLIATRGEGTQAVKLAGALLTEQLAARDEPAYVVYCSSLSARFGGVGQLDYAAANGFLDALAHRDGPTARLSIAWDVWRDTGMAVTALETDARHQAHLTVGMSAEEGRRTFARALDAGLPHLLVATTGLEHARTFHERETTPVTTNPAGDAEAELTEEVRALLGVAELAPDVPLYDLGADSLTLLEVVDSAKRLFGVDLDLAWLGPEVTMAGLLAKLTEAGERGEVVVQVWREGAGREVVCLVHPVGGDVHAYRPLVEALDPALGVCVIADPALGLPEPPGWSVADRARRYYAALRAKVPHRTLRLAGWSFGAWVAAGMAAEAESAGQPVRALHLIDPPAPGASAADYSDVQLEAVFERELGASGGAAGEHAQRLARACRANLRSMTGHRLPRLSATPSHVWLAAEPEPGLPVAGRDGWRALLPEPSHWRELPATHYGVVRPPHVTAVATAIGL
- a CDS encoding TauD/TfdA dioxygenase family protein; this translates as MEQYELEAVKRITTRPARDYRTLAVRGLTPVIGAEVTGLDLTRELTEAQLTELKTAFLDHHVLVFRDQDITPDDHQRLAAHFGELRPVNPPPEHGNPYILEVATAPEAATVFGNGWHADGTADEEPSLGSMLHITELPEPGSGGDTLFANMHLAYDMLSPKLKELLAGLTAIHDGAHAFRGHKIPDGYEPPVSEHPVVVRHPETDRPLLYVNPAYTSRIPQLSGDESQAVLDLLFSVVPNRPMLACRVRWEPNTLVFWDNRCVQHHATYDYYPYTRFGNRVAINGGPLKG
- a CDS encoding cytochrome P450 family protein gives rise to the protein MSSEPVVDVRDPAVLGDPMGGYDRVLAESPVCWARLPGGEEGWLVTGSAEVRAVLSDPAVRNDPTGLPGPGAQAQEEMFLALGTPPEHLPYLRASLLSLDGAEHTRLRRGISHAFGAARVETLRPRVQEIVDGLLDGLGPAPVDLLEEYAYPLAMAVVCELVGVPEADWKDWYRWGKVLVEGDPARITPTLGEMFAYCHALVDQRRAEPRADLLSEVVAQDGLTDVDIVALVVFLVLAGHETMAHMLSNAALALMRDPAQRELLRAEPSLWPAAVRELVRTDGPVQLARLRYAATDLEVGGVKIKAGDAVQAVLGAANRDPAQFGCPHHADVRRQAEHGGREGSVGFGWGPHFCLGVALAKVEAEIALRSLFDRFPAVTPVTEPAWVPLPRGRHRVALEVKLR